In one Arenibacter antarcticus genomic region, the following are encoded:
- a CDS encoding di-heme oxidoredictase family protein: MLNSKITIINFILLGSIMLSCEEFLPSEPMESELLDGPIEDLTQAQSAQFLSGDIAFNDELFHSRNGLGPLFVATSCVSCHAGDGKGLPSTSLTRFGQIDSTGNKFLHLGGPQLQNRALPGYTPENIPEGATYSVFTPPAVTGLGFLQYVTDADILALADPEDLDGDGISGVPNWDYIRDFTIPSADAIIRNGKYIHRFGKKASVYDLLEQTVDAYNQDMGITSIFDPKDTYSGLAIDPEVSKQTIRDVVFYLETLKAPIPRNQKDPQVQFGKNIFTQIQCASCHMPKMKTGYAPIEALSYKTFHPYTDLLLHDMGTELDDGYTEGSALISEWRTAPLWGLGLSSDSQGGKYYLMHDGRARSIEEAILLHGGEAENSKNQYVGLDQSEKDDLIKFLESL; this comes from the coding sequence ATGCTAAATTCAAAAATCACAATTATAAACTTCATTCTTTTGGGATCAATAATGCTATCATGTGAAGAGTTTCTTCCATCAGAACCCATGGAGTCAGAATTATTAGACGGCCCCATTGAAGATTTAACCCAAGCACAAAGCGCACAGTTTCTTAGTGGGGATATTGCCTTCAACGATGAACTTTTTCATTCTAGAAATGGTCTTGGACCTTTGTTTGTAGCCACAAGTTGCGTTAGTTGCCATGCTGGCGATGGTAAGGGCTTACCTTCCACTTCCCTTACTCGGTTTGGACAGATAGATTCTACAGGGAATAAGTTTTTACACTTAGGCGGACCACAATTACAAAATCGCGCCTTGCCGGGATACACACCAGAAAACATCCCGGAAGGTGCTACCTATTCGGTTTTTACACCTCCAGCGGTTACTGGACTAGGTTTTTTACAGTATGTAACCGATGCTGATATACTTGCACTTGCAGATCCAGAGGACCTAGATGGTGACGGTATTTCCGGGGTGCCCAACTGGGATTATATAAGGGATTTCACCATTCCCTCCGCTGATGCCATTATCAGAAATGGAAAATATATTCATCGTTTTGGAAAAAAAGCTTCGGTATACGATCTTTTAGAGCAGACAGTGGATGCCTATAATCAAGATATGGGAATCACCTCTATCTTCGATCCTAAAGACACCTATTCTGGCTTGGCAATAGATCCAGAGGTATCCAAACAAACCATTAGGGACGTAGTTTTTTATCTTGAAACCCTAAAAGCTCCCATTCCTCGTAACCAGAAGGATCCGCAAGTGCAATTCGGAAAAAACATATTCACGCAAATACAGTGTGCTTCTTGCCATATGCCAAAAATGAAAACAGGATATGCCCCTATAGAAGCATTATCCTACAAGACCTTTCACCCGTATACCGATCTATTGCTACACGATATGGGGACGGAACTAGATGATGGGTATACCGAGGGAAGTGCCCTTATTTCTGAATGGCGCACCGCACCTTTATGGGGGTTAGGACTTTCTTCGGATTCCCAAGGAGGAAAATATTACCTGATGCACGACGGAAGGGCCAGAAGTATTGAAGAGGCCATACTCCTACACGGAGGAGAGGCAGAAAATAGCAAGAACCAATATGTTGGGCTAGACCAATCCGAAAAGGATGACCTTATTAAATTTTTAGAATCCCTTTAG
- a CDS encoding lmo0937 family membrane protein, translating into MRSLLWLVAVIFIVVWLLGILGVLPGIGTNSLIHVLLVIAVIVILYNIISGRKPL; encoded by the coding sequence ATGAGAAGTTTACTTTGGTTAGTCGCTGTAATTTTTATTGTCGTTTGGCTTTTGGGTATCTTAGGAGTACTTCCGGGAATAGGAACCAATAGTCTTATTCACGTTCTCTTAGTTATTGCTGTAATTGTAATATTGTATAATATAATTAGTGGAAGAAAACCTTTATAG
- a CDS encoding ubiquinol-cytochrome c reductase iron-sulfur subunit has product MRRKDFMKTCGLACLGASTMGAFLQSCISTKSITANIEGDELVIPKSDFIKKDGHYNYIVVNNSKLQFPIAIFRFSADEYSALYLQCTHQGNELNAYGDKLVCSAHGSEFDNKGNVTNGPATDVLWSFPVRILQDIIHISLRPS; this is encoded by the coding sequence ATGCGAAGAAAAGACTTTATGAAAACTTGCGGACTTGCCTGCTTAGGCGCTTCCACCATGGGTGCGTTCCTTCAAAGCTGTATATCTACCAAAAGTATTACTGCCAATATAGAAGGAGACGAGCTGGTTATCCCCAAGTCCGACTTTATAAAAAAGGACGGCCATTATAACTATATCGTGGTAAACAATTCCAAATTACAGTTCCCAATTGCCATATTTCGCTTTTCCGCAGATGAATATTCTGCCCTCTACCTCCAATGCACTCATCAGGGAAATGAGCTTAATGCTTATGGCGATAAGTTGGTGTGTTCAGCACATGGAAGTGAATTTGACAACAAAGGAAACGTAACCAATGGTCCTGCTACGGATGTCTTATGGTCATTTCCTGTACGTATTTTACAGGATATTATACATATTTCCTTAAGGCCATCGTAG
- a CDS encoding TonB-dependent receptor: protein MINNLHQKRRSYPLLEFKFKVGSSLLLMLLVVFTIQANSSNSNFTRTALELNNEPIEEFRVYPSKNQQIVVTGLVTDNTGTPLSGANIVEKGTTNGVIADFDGNFSIIVRSEDPILVISFIGFITKEQPVAGLDKLNIVLQEDSAKLDEVIVTGYTSERKSDLTGAVSIVKIDEMTDQPLGSVNEIVQGRSAGVEVLSSNSPGGNAAIRIRGFSTIRNNDPLYVIDGVPTTTGINLINPNDIESLQVLKDASSASIYGSRAANGVVVITTKKGQDGKVKIAYDGYAGAMTVVKLPRLASAAQYGEGLWQAFANDGITPSNDIYGSGSTPVIPAFLDAQNTIPSANTDWLGALFNTALVTSHNISFSSGNEASNSFFSVGYYKQDGVLKDTGFDRYTFRANTNFKLGSKVTVGENFSVSFSNNTDVNTNSLLGSPIYGAFLMPSIAPIYNINGEFTGYPLDDIQNPLGALTRNRNNEDKTLRLFGNVFAEIQLAKGLKFKTNYGLTISNFSGTNFNPTFTEPNVQRVLADLTKSEQNLLEWTFTNTLNYDTTFNDKHNLNLLGGYESIESSLETLSAFRQGFPGNDPNFQVLNAGDSGTQQNTNMKFESSLVSYFGKANYSYDDRYLASYTIRRDGTSKLANNKWGTFSAASLGWKISNEAFYKSELVNSLKLRFGWGQNGNQDIPPYVTSSGYFSNAFNSNYAIDGAQNSVFNGYIISRNSNPDLKWETTEQYNIGIDLGIMTNRLDFTLDYFSKTTEDLLLERQLAPISGGTNSSVWDNVGAMNNKGFELGANYRNDYDRELQFSAGLNMSVIRNELTSLKEGVDFVGIDAVTLHSNNFDQEVSRTAVGQPIASFYGWVADGIFQDQSEIDAHSFQNASTSPGDIRFKDINNDNVIDDKDRAFIGNPHPDLSLNLNLNFEYKNFDLTAFFRSSFGNDVYDLTRYYSDFYNLSSYNKHSRIADAWTPSNTGSSIPRLSLNDPNNNIRPSSYYVKDGTFVKLQTLQLGYNFNPQLIENFSLSKFRLYLNLQNVFTITGYDGIDPEIGLQNYSSDDRNLDIGVDRAIYPPSRTVTLGLNIAF, encoded by the coding sequence ATGATAAACAATCTTCATCAGAAAAGAAGGTCCTATCCACTTCTTGAATTTAAATTTAAGGTAGGAAGTAGTTTACTATTAATGTTATTGGTAGTATTCACCATACAGGCCAATTCGTCCAATTCAAATTTTACAAGAACAGCGCTAGAACTGAACAATGAACCTATTGAAGAATTTAGAGTCTATCCCTCAAAAAATCAACAGATAGTTGTTACTGGCCTGGTTACGGACAATACGGGGACTCCCCTTTCTGGAGCAAACATTGTTGAAAAAGGAACTACAAATGGCGTTATTGCAGATTTTGATGGAAATTTCTCCATAATTGTGCGAAGTGAGGATCCCATTTTAGTCATTTCTTTTATTGGATTTATAACTAAAGAACAACCTGTTGCAGGCCTTGATAAATTAAATATTGTACTTCAGGAAGACTCTGCAAAACTGGATGAAGTGATTGTTACAGGATATACCTCAGAAAGAAAGAGCGATCTTACAGGTGCGGTTTCCATAGTTAAAATTGACGAAATGACAGACCAACCTCTAGGAAGTGTAAACGAGATAGTTCAAGGAAGGTCTGCAGGAGTAGAAGTACTAAGCTCTAATTCACCAGGAGGGAATGCTGCTATAAGAATTAGAGGTTTTAGTACCATAAGAAACAATGATCCTCTTTACGTAATTGACGGTGTACCTACAACTACTGGAATCAACTTAATAAACCCTAACGATATAGAGTCGTTGCAAGTTCTTAAGGATGCATCTTCTGCTTCCATATATGGTTCTAGGGCCGCAAATGGGGTTGTAGTAATAACCACCAAAAAAGGTCAGGATGGTAAAGTTAAAATTGCGTATGATGGTTATGCAGGTGCTATGACCGTTGTAAAATTACCTAGATTAGCCAGTGCTGCACAGTATGGTGAAGGGCTATGGCAAGCATTTGCCAACGATGGTATAACACCTTCCAATGATATATATGGTTCTGGTAGCACTCCCGTAATACCTGCTTTTCTTGATGCTCAAAATACCATTCCTTCAGCAAATACAGATTGGTTAGGGGCCTTATTCAATACAGCTTTAGTTACCTCTCATAATATCTCCTTTTCCAGTGGCAACGAAGCCTCAAATAGTTTTTTCTCTGTAGGGTATTACAAACAAGATGGAGTTTTAAAAGATACAGGATTTGACCGTTATACTTTCAGGGCTAACACCAACTTTAAGTTAGGAAGTAAAGTTACCGTTGGAGAAAATTTTTCCGTATCCTTTTCCAATAACACAGATGTTAATACCAATTCACTTTTGGGAAGCCCCATTTATGGAGCATTCTTAATGCCCTCAATTGCTCCTATTTATAATATAAATGGAGAATTTACAGGTTACCCTCTAGACGATATTCAAAATCCGTTAGGCGCATTAACCAGGAATAGAAATAATGAGGATAAAACATTGCGTCTTTTTGGAAATGTATTTGCAGAAATCCAACTCGCAAAGGGACTTAAATTTAAAACTAATTATGGCTTAACGATAAGTAATTTCTCGGGCACCAATTTTAATCCTACTTTCACTGAACCCAATGTACAAAGAGTTTTGGCCGATTTAACTAAGTCCGAACAGAACTTGCTGGAATGGACGTTTACGAATACTTTGAATTACGACACTACTTTTAATGATAAACATAACCTTAATCTATTAGGAGGTTATGAAAGTATAGAATCTAGTTTAGAGACCTTATCCGCATTCCGTCAAGGGTTTCCTGGTAATGACCCCAATTTTCAAGTTTTAAATGCGGGAGATTCCGGTACTCAGCAAAATACCAATATGAAATTTGAAAGTTCTTTGGTTTCCTACTTCGGAAAAGCAAATTACAGTTATGACGACCGTTATTTGGCTTCTTATACCATTAGAAGGGATGGCACCTCTAAACTGGCTAATAACAAATGGGGTACCTTTTCAGCCGCCTCCTTGGGTTGGAAAATTTCAAACGAAGCCTTTTATAAGAGCGAACTCGTGAATAGCTTAAAACTTAGGTTTGGATGGGGACAGAATGGGAATCAAGATATTCCACCTTATGTTACATCTAGCGGTTATTTTAGTAATGCTTTTAATTCTAATTACGCTATTGATGGTGCTCAAAACAGCGTCTTTAACGGATATATTATATCTAGGAACAGTAACCCAGATTTAAAATGGGAGACTACAGAACAGTATAATATAGGTATAGATCTAGGGATTATGACCAATAGATTGGATTTTACTTTGGATTATTTTAGTAAGACTACTGAAGACCTTCTACTAGAGCGTCAACTGGCACCAATATCCGGAGGTACCAATAGCTCTGTATGGGACAATGTTGGAGCAATGAACAATAAAGGATTTGAGTTAGGAGCCAATTACCGAAATGATTACGATAGAGAACTTCAATTTTCCGCAGGGCTAAATATGTCGGTAATTCGTAATGAACTTACTTCCTTGAAAGAAGGGGTAGACTTTGTAGGAATTGATGCAGTAACCTTACACAGCAACAATTTTGATCAAGAAGTCTCTAGAACAGCAGTAGGCCAACCCATTGCATCCTTTTATGGATGGGTAGCTGATGGTATTTTTCAAGATCAGTCAGAAATTGATGCTCACTCTTTTCAGAATGCTTCAACATCCCCTGGCGATATTAGATTCAAGGATATTAATAATGATAACGTAATTGATGACAAAGACCGGGCATTTATTGGGAATCCACACCCAGATTTAAGTCTTAATCTAAATCTCAATTTTGAGTATAAGAACTTTGACCTAACGGCCTTCTTTAGATCCTCTTTTGGTAATGATGTATATGACCTTACCAGGTATTATTCTGATTTCTACAACTTATCATCCTACAATAAACATTCAAGAATTGCAGACGCTTGGACTCCTTCTAATACAGGTTCATCCATACCACGACTATCATTGAACGATCCAAATAATAATATTAGACCATCTAGTTATTATGTTAAGGACGGGACTTTTGTAAAGCTTCAAACATTACAACTGGGGTACAACTTTAACCCACAGCTAATCGAAAACTTTTCATTGAGCAAATTCCGCTTATATCTCAACCTACAGAACGTATTTACCATTACCGGGTATGATGGTATTGATCCTGAGATTGGCTTGCAGAATTATTCTTCTGATGACCGTAACTTGGATATTGGAGTAGATCGTGCTATTTACCCACCATCACGCACAGTTACTTTGGGTCTAAATATTGCTTTTTAA
- a CDS encoding RagB/SusD family nutrient uptake outer membrane protein has product MKQIIYFTLTILLVSCSSEFLEKDPYGQLTQEQISKEENLESLIVGAYSILNGQIDNASNAFNSPASNWSFGDVVSDDAYKGGGGTGDQNNIHQMEIFSTNPSLIDIERKWKALYEGVRRTNIAIGILNETEDISSDLKQQRLAEMKFLRGHFYFELKKIYNRIPFLDENATSLTDFKVSNTELSNEQVWGKIETDFNDAYAILPATQSQKGRPTKYAAMAYLAKVYLFQGKWDQVLTSTEDVMLNGGYSLMDNFEHVFLPENDNSPEIVFSVQQSINDGNPSNYNGSIGDRLLAPGGPRYSAYGFLRPTQNLVNAYKTNSAGLPSMDNSELTMSDNVDPRIDFTLGRPGIPYKDLGILYQADWARDLATYGPYGPKKRIVSANSPHHLTVWPYVSALNYYIIRYADVLLWRAEALIHTDDIEGARTIINNIRKRARDGNKVMTLDGSSTAANYFIEEYPAFADANEAMTALRMERRLEFAHEGHRFFDLVRWGIAEQVINTYVAAEKEIRPYLNGVNFINGKHEYFPIPQSQVDLGGTDEGGNPLITQNTGY; this is encoded by the coding sequence ATGAAACAGATAATATATTTTACACTAACAATACTACTAGTTTCGTGCTCATCAGAATTTTTGGAAAAAGATCCCTATGGCCAATTAACCCAAGAACAAATTTCTAAAGAAGAAAATCTTGAATCCCTAATAGTAGGAGCTTATAGTATTTTAAATGGACAAATAGATAATGCAAGTAATGCATTTAATTCTCCCGCCTCTAACTGGAGTTTTGGAGATGTAGTATCCGATGATGCCTATAAAGGTGGTGGCGGTACAGGTGATCAGAACAATATTCACCAAATGGAGATCTTTAGTACCAATCCATCATTAATCGATATTGAAAGAAAATGGAAAGCATTGTACGAAGGGGTTAGACGAACTAATATAGCCATTGGAATATTGAATGAAACTGAGGATATTTCATCTGATTTAAAACAACAACGATTAGCCGAAATGAAATTTTTAAGAGGTCATTTTTATTTTGAGCTTAAAAAGATTTATAACAGAATACCTTTTTTGGATGAGAATGCCACTTCATTGACCGACTTTAAAGTTTCTAACACCGAACTATCCAATGAACAGGTTTGGGGTAAGATTGAGACCGACTTCAATGATGCATACGCCATTTTGCCAGCAACACAATCCCAAAAAGGAAGGCCTACAAAATATGCTGCAATGGCCTATTTGGCTAAGGTATATCTCTTTCAAGGAAAATGGGACCAGGTACTGACGTCCACTGAAGATGTAATGCTAAATGGAGGTTATAGTTTAATGGATAACTTTGAGCATGTTTTTCTTCCTGAAAATGATAATAGCCCTGAAATAGTTTTCAGCGTACAGCAGTCCATAAATGACGGTAATCCTAGCAATTACAACGGATCCATAGGGGACCGATTACTTGCACCTGGCGGACCTAGATATTCAGCTTATGGATTTCTTCGACCTACACAAAACTTGGTAAATGCTTATAAAACTAATAGTGCTGGTTTGCCAAGTATGGACAATTCAGAATTAACAATGAGTGATAATGTTGACCCTCGAATTGATTTTACCCTTGGTCGTCCCGGCATTCCATATAAAGACTTAGGAATTCTCTACCAAGCTGATTGGGCTCGAGATTTAGCTACCTATGGCCCATATGGACCTAAAAAAAGAATCGTATCTGCCAATTCACCTCATCACCTTACAGTTTGGCCTTATGTTAGTGCTTTGAACTATTATATTATTCGTTATGCCGATGTATTATTGTGGAGGGCAGAAGCGCTAATACACACAGATGATATTGAAGGTGCTAGAACCATAATAAATAATATAAGGAAAAGGGCAAGAGATGGCAATAAGGTTATGACATTAGATGGTAGTTCTACGGCCGCAAATTACTTCATAGAAGAATATCCTGCTTTTGCAGATGCTAATGAAGCGATGACAGCACTAAGAATGGAAAGAAGGTTAGAGTTTGCCCATGAAGGTCACCGCTTCTTTGACCTAGTACGTTGGGGCATTGCAGAACAAGTAATAAATACTTATGTAGCTGCAGAAAAAGAAATACGTCCTTATCTCAATGGAGTCAATTTTATTAATGGTAAACATGAATATTTTCCTATCCCACAATCCCAAGTGGATCTTGGAGGAACTGATGAAGGCGGCAATCCGTTGATCACACAAAATACAGGCTATTAA
- a CDS encoding metal-dependent transcriptional regulator, translating into MSLTGLGQRLEVSKPTVNEMIKRLEKQGWVTYERYKPITITLEGKNEAARVIRKHRLSEMFLSEIMGFGWEEVHQIAEQIEHLKSDIFFDRLDEMLSFPTADPHGSPIPDKEGDFIKNNYKMLSKIGEGVTVALKDLRSSDKEFLMFLNKKEISLGLEITVNQIEEFDHSMSISYGKHLNIVISQPIAVKLIVENIG; encoded by the coding sequence ATTTCTCTCACAGGATTGGGACAACGTTTAGAGGTAAGTAAGCCCACTGTTAATGAGATGATTAAGAGGTTAGAAAAACAAGGCTGGGTTACTTATGAAAGGTATAAACCCATTACAATTACCCTGGAAGGAAAAAATGAGGCGGCTAGGGTTATTAGAAAACACCGTTTGTCTGAAATGTTCTTATCCGAGATTATGGGATTTGGATGGGAGGAAGTGCATCAAATAGCCGAACAAATAGAGCATTTAAAATCCGATATTTTCTTTGATAGATTGGACGAAATGTTAAGCTTCCCTACCGCAGATCCACACGGCTCCCCAATTCCGGATAAGGAAGGGGATTTTATAAAGAACAATTATAAAATGCTTTCTAAAATTGGAGAGGGCGTAACTGTAGCGTTAAAAGATTTGCGCAGCAGTGATAAAGAGTTTCTCATGTTTTTAAATAAGAAGGAAATTAGCTTGGGATTGGAAATCACCGTGAACCAAATTGAGGAATTTGACCACAGTATGAGCATCTCTTACGGCAAGCACCTAAACATAGTTATTAGTCAGCCAATAGCCGTAAAACTCATAGTGGAAAATATCGGATAG
- a CDS encoding phosphoenolpyruvate hydrolase family protein, which translates to MPNKWTGKGNPYTREEVRQRLQKTLAQKKAIIGAGAGTGISAKFIEKGGADFLIIYNSGRFRMSGHGSTAGLMAYGDANAVAMEIGEFEVLPVVEEIPVFCGVHGSDPRRRMWHFLQQVKAMGFSGINNFPTHCIVDGSFRDILEETGMGFYKEVEMVRLASEMDLYSCVYVATPEEAVQMAEVGADSIIAHVGTTVGGSIGVVGATVNMDFAIKRTQEIIEAGRKVNPDIIFLAHGGPINTPEDVKVILANTDAHGFVGASSLERMAVESSLTALTQQFKSLEL; encoded by the coding sequence ATGCCAAATAAATGGACAGGAAAGGGTAACCCTTATACCCGAGAAGAAGTTAGACAGCGATTGCAAAAAACCTTGGCCCAAAAGAAAGCCATCATAGGTGCGGGAGCAGGAACGGGAATAAGTGCCAAATTTATAGAAAAGGGAGGGGCCGATTTTCTGATCATATATAACTCCGGACGCTTTAGGATGTCTGGTCACGGCTCTACAGCCGGACTTATGGCGTATGGCGATGCGAATGCCGTGGCCATGGAAATCGGGGAATTTGAGGTATTGCCAGTGGTAGAAGAGATTCCAGTTTTTTGTGGTGTCCACGGATCGGATCCCCGAAGGAGGATGTGGCATTTCTTGCAACAGGTGAAGGCCATGGGGTTCTCCGGGATCAATAATTTCCCGACCCATTGTATTGTGGATGGTAGTTTTAGGGATATCCTAGAGGAGACTGGGATGGGCTTTTACAAAGAAGTGGAAATGGTTCGTCTGGCTTCTGAAATGGACCTTTATTCATGCGTATATGTCGCCACCCCTGAGGAGGCCGTGCAAATGGCCGAGGTAGGTGCCGATTCCATAATAGCCCATGTGGGGACAACCGTAGGAGGTTCTATCGGGGTAGTGGGCGCAACGGTGAATATGGACTTTGCCATTAAAAGGACCCAAGAGATCATAGAAGCGGGCCGAAAGGTGAACCCAGATATTATTTTCTTGGCACATGGTGGGCCCATCAATACTCCCGAGGATGTTAAGGTAATTCTTGCAAATACGGATGCGCATGGATTTGTAGGGGCATCTTCCTTGGAAAGGATGGCCGTAGAATCCTCACTGACCGCCTTAACACAGCAATTTAAATCCTTGGAACTTTAA